Proteins found in one Salinimonas lutimaris genomic segment:
- the tadA gene encoding tRNA adenosine(34) deaminase TadA encodes MHNSSPNTPPLLHSDEYWMAHALSLADRAAAINEVPVGAVIVKEGDIIGEGWNSPIRDSDPSAHAEMQAIRMAAANVQNYRLVDATLYVTLEPCSMCAGAIVHARLKRVVFGAFDAKTGAAGSVMQLLQHSQLNHQAMITGGILEARCAQTISAFFARRRAEKKAARTAEKQSREATDSVAKK; translated from the coding sequence ATGCATAATAGTTCGCCAAACACACCACCATTGCTGCACAGTGATGAATACTGGATGGCCCATGCCCTGAGCCTGGCTGATCGGGCTGCCGCCATCAACGAAGTACCGGTTGGTGCAGTGATTGTAAAAGAGGGCGACATTATTGGAGAGGGCTGGAATTCACCGATTCGAGACAGCGACCCCAGTGCTCATGCTGAAATGCAGGCCATACGTATGGCTGCAGCAAATGTGCAGAATTACCGATTAGTTGATGCCACCTTGTATGTCACGCTGGAGCCATGCTCGATGTGCGCCGGTGCCATTGTTCATGCCAGATTAAAGCGGGTGGTCTTTGGTGCTTTTGATGCTAAGACCGGGGCTGCCGGTTCAGTCATGCAGTTATTGCAGCACAGCCAGCTGAACCATCAGGCAATGATCACCGGAGGTATTCTGGAGGCTCGCTGTGCGCAAACTATTTCCGCTTTTTTTGCCCGCCGCAGGGCAGAGAAAAAAGCGGCCAGGACCGCAGAAAAACAAAGCAGGGAAGCTACTGATTCAGTGGCAAAGAAGTAA
- the mltF gene encoding membrane-bound lytic murein transglycosylase MltF, whose translation MTNWTSLPKCFHRAMLLSFTLLVCGCQPPSAPNALQNVIDKEVLKVGTIYGRTTFYHGNTGPQGFEYELADGFADYLGVELQVYPYYSYHALMQGLQQGRIDIAAAGDTITALQANSYQAGPVYQQVSHKLVFQQGRERPRSPADLNEPLVVVKGSSNAQLLAALNEQYPALNWRTTENQDIWELTADVAEGRLAYTLVDSNTLALQRRQYPQLSIGFSVDTLGNVAWLLNQNQDASLRAAVVEYFGYLHEAGLFPAMEDKYFGHVRHFNYVDTRAFITASKMVLPQFADLFKQFAGEQDWRLLAAISYQESHWQPDATSYTGVRGLMMLTQDTASDLNIASRLKPESSIRGGAKYLDSLIKRIPNRIKHPDRIWMALAAYNIGMGHLEDARVLTELQGGNPDLWVEVKRRLPLLEQKKFYKTTRFGFARGTEAKAYVENIRRYYDTLVYLDEKTGLLEASVAETP comes from the coding sequence TTGACCAACTGGACAAGCCTGCCAAAGTGCTTTCATCGCGCTATGTTGCTGAGCTTCACGCTGCTTGTTTGCGGCTGCCAGCCACCTTCCGCACCCAATGCGTTACAGAATGTAATCGATAAAGAAGTTTTAAAAGTGGGCACCATTTATGGCCGCACCACTTTTTATCATGGCAATACCGGCCCACAGGGATTTGAATACGAACTGGCAGACGGCTTTGCTGACTATCTGGGCGTTGAGCTTCAGGTTTACCCTTACTACTCTTATCATGCCCTGATGCAAGGGCTGCAACAGGGACGTATTGATATTGCGGCGGCCGGCGACACGATCACCGCCCTGCAGGCCAACAGCTACCAGGCTGGCCCGGTGTATCAGCAGGTCAGCCATAAACTGGTATTTCAACAAGGTCGTGAGCGGCCGCGCAGCCCGGCGGATTTAAACGAGCCTCTGGTGGTGGTCAAAGGCAGCAGCAACGCACAGTTACTGGCCGCTTTAAATGAGCAGTACCCTGCTCTGAACTGGCGTACTACAGAAAATCAGGATATCTGGGAGTTAACCGCTGATGTGGCTGAAGGCCGGCTGGCTTACACGCTGGTAGACAGCAACACGCTGGCATTGCAGCGTCGACAGTATCCTCAGCTGTCTATCGGCTTTTCTGTTGACACACTGGGTAATGTGGCCTGGCTGCTCAATCAAAACCAGGATGCTTCGCTGCGTGCCGCCGTGGTTGAATATTTTGGTTATTTGCATGAAGCCGGATTATTCCCTGCCATGGAAGACAAGTACTTTGGCCATGTACGGCATTTTAACTATGTTGATACCCGTGCTTTTATTACCGCATCCAAAATGGTGTTACCCCAGTTTGCTGATTTGTTTAAGCAATTCGCCGGCGAACAGGACTGGCGACTGTTGGCAGCCATCAGTTATCAGGAAAGTCACTGGCAACCTGATGCCACCTCCTACACCGGTGTGCGTGGGCTGATGATGCTGACTCAGGATACTGCCAGCGATTTGAATATTGCCTCGCGGTTAAAGCCGGAAAGCAGTATTCGGGGTGGAGCCAAATATCTGGACAGCCTGATAAAGCGCATACCCAATCGCATCAAACATCCTGACCGGATCTGGATGGCCCTGGCGGCGTATAATATTGGTATGGGCCACCTCGAAGATGCCCGGGTACTTACCGAGCTACAGGGAGGAAACCCGGATTTGTGGGTAGAGGTGAAGCGCCGCCTGCCGTTACTGGAACAAAAAAAGTTTTATAAAACCACCCGCTTCGGATTTGCCCGGGGTACGGAAGCCAAAGCGTATGTGGAAAATATTCGCCGCTACTACGATACCCTGGTCTATCTGGACGAAAAAACCGGCTTATTAGAAGCATCGGTTGCCGAAACACCTTGA